In the genome of Augochlora pura isolate Apur16 chromosome 8, APUR_v2.2.1, whole genome shotgun sequence, one region contains:
- the LOC144474583 gene encoding box C/D snoRNA protein 1, whose translation MATTSEKIENCEVCGAAKAKYTCPKCEVRTCCIQCINIHKKELKCDGIRDKTKFIPLKLFTDLDVLSDYRLLEEVGRSVEQLKRDPFKRCTRQNNLPVHLCKLKAAAFRRKVNLKYMPQNFSRHKNNTTYLNWKTNELYWRVEWIFAQADHTKVVTERALENTRLSKIIEDILDPMKSLEDTNDATELNLKKCLTDRLQFYQAAGLSGLKVLLKAESVTKSDSKFHELDITLSLQENFENKTIIEFPIIYVILKDHSDMYEIIDSDDECMDDSTSNGHISRKRTQMNKQIKGSTSKNSTVNYFFNYELSESEEESGNSDRRIVATNRKSFNIPDYDELVKMEQ comes from the exons ATGGCGACCACCAGTGAAAA GATTGAAAATTGCGAAGTATGTGGTGCGGCTAAAGCAAAATACACGTGTCCCAAATGTGAGGTTAGAACTTGCtgtatacaatgtataaaCATTCATAAAAAGGAATTGAAATGTGATGGCATCAGAGACAAAACTAAATTTATACCTTTAAAGTTGTTTACGGACTTGGATGTCCTAAgcg ACTATAGACTCCTTGAAGAAGTTGGTAGATCAGTTGAGCAACTAAAGAGGGATCCTTTTAAAAGGTGTACtcgacaaaataatttaccaGTG caCTTGTGTAAGCTCAAAGCAGCTGCATTTAGAagaaaagttaatttaaaatatatgccACAAAATTTCAGTAGGCATAAAAACAATActacatatttaaattggaAAACCAATGAATTATATTGGAGAGTAGAATGGATCTTTGCACAAGCAGACCATACAAAAGTGGTAACAGAGAG GGCTTTAGAAAATACAAGGCTGTCCAAAATAATAGAGGACATTTTAGATCCTATGAAATCATTGGAAGACACCAATGATGCGACTGaattaaatctgaaaaagtGTTTGACTGATAGATTACAGTTTTATCAAGCAGCTGGTTTATCTGGATTAAAAGTTCTTTTAAAAGCAGAAAGTGTAACAAAATCAGATTCGAA GTTTCACGAATTGGATATTACTCTATCATTGCAGGagaactttgaaaataaaactattatagaatttccaataatatacgtaattttaaaagatcaCTCTGATATGTACGAAATTATTGATAGTG atgATGAATGCATGGATGATTCAACAAGCAATGGACATATATCACGGAAACGAACGCAgatgaataaacaaataaaggGAAGCACAAGCAAAAATTCAACTGTGAATTACTTCTTCAATTATGAATTATCGGAATCCGAGGAAGAATCAGGTAATAGTGACAGAAGAATTGTtgcaacaaatagaaaatcttTTAACATTCCTGATTATGATGAACTTGTAAAAATGGAGCAATAG
- the LOC144474369 gene encoding zinc finger CCCH-type with G patch domain-containing protein, with the protein MTDVESLKEAITHYEEQLAQVQATLSSTAEGPDRENLLSLKSDIEELINLTKESLQSIESGDTENDSSTEVISDDDDDDPLAKEYALFKAALKKFSDDSESTKQNEQAAGASSNNIEEELKQLEGMKCRAPYGSSWGGVGYHNAMICSVHWTNDKMEIKTMQDIRVRVFFLNSTHKEMLPCPYYLDGKCKFSDEECRFSHGEIVLLSSIQEYREPEYQSIKMGSRVLAKQKNELWHRGVVLKMPDKDGDPFRIKFESSGNIIESFLQDILPLDDADLEMSDTSDDSGNENSDTPEYSKDVVIHQSLLSMDGTVPIGNWEKYTRGMGSKIMAQMGYVVGTGLGKNSDGRIVPVETTVLPAGKSLDHCMELRANAGGEKSLFSVERRMRKQQQKLEQQRERQYQREKRRDEKNVFNFINATLGDKPKNETQTSSTKSKNDLKTESNRQLNVASLQIGENILRVERESSKLRESLARHAKGSIQYNTIAMKYNEKQKELVDLRASEKNITAEQNQRKNRAKLSIF; encoded by the exons ATGACAGACGTCGAAAGTTTGAAGGAAGCAATCACGCACTACGAAGAACAG CTGGCACAAGTTCAAGCAACCTTATCTTCGACGGCCGAGGGACCCGATAGAGAGAATTTGCTAAGCTTAAAGTCCGACATAGAGGAGCTAATTAACTTAACAAAAGAGAGTTTGCAGAGTATCGAATCTGGGGACACTGAAAATGATTCTTCCACAGAAGTTAtaagcgacgacgacgacgacgatccaCTCGCAAAGGAATATGCCTTATTCAAG GCAGCACTGAAAAAATTCTCAGACGATTCTGAGAGCACTAAGCAGAATGAACAAGCTGCTGGAGCTTCCAGTAACAATATAGAA GAAGAGTTGAAGCAGCTGGAAGGAATGAAATGTAGAGCCCCCTATGGTAGCAGTTGGGGAGGAGTTGGTTATCACAATGCTATGATATGCTCAGTTCACTGGACCAacgataaaatggaaataaaaactatGCAAGATATAAGG GTCAGAGTATTCTTCCTAAATTCGACGCACAAAGAAATGCTCCCGTGCCCTTACTATTTGGATGGAAAGTGTAAGTTTTCAGATGAGGAATGCAGATTCTCTCATGGtgaaatagttttattgtcTAGCATACAGGAATATAG GGAACCCGAGTATCAAAGCATAAAAATGGGTAGCAGGGTACTAgcaaaacaaaagaatgaaTTGTGGCACAGAGGTGTTGTACTGAAAATGCCAGACAAAGACGGAGATCCTTTTAGGATTAAGTTCGAATCAAGCGGAAACATAATCGAGTCTTTCTTACAAGATATATTACCCCTTG ACGACGCCGACTTGGAGATGTCGGATACATCTGATGATTCGGGTAACGAAAACTCGGATACTCCAGAGTATTCCAAAGATGTAGTGATTCATCAGTCCCTTCTCTCTATGGATGGTACTGTACCCATTGGTAATTGGGAGAAATATACTCGTGGCATGGGTAGTAAAATAATGGCTCAAATGGGGTATGTAGTGGGTACTGGATTGGGTAAAAATTCAGATGGTCGAATTGTACCAGTCGAAACAACAGTATTGCCAGCTGGTAAATCCTTAG ATCACTGTATGGAATTACGGGCAAACGCTGGGGGAGAGAAAAGTTTGTTTTCTGTTGAACGGAGAATGCGAAAGCAGCAACAGAAGCTAGAACAACAAAGGGAAAGGCAGTACcaaagagagaaacgaagagatgagaaaaatgtgtttaattttataaatgctaCGCTGGGTGATAAAC CTAAAAATGAAACCCAAACGAGTAGCacgaaaagtaaaaatgatcttaAAACGGAATCGAATCGACAGCTGAATGTAGCAAGCTTGCAGattggagaaaatattttaagggTGGAGAGAGAATCGTCGAAGTTGAGGGAATCCTTAGCAAGGCACGCGAAGGGAAGCATTCAGTATAATACCATTGCGATGAAGTATAATGAGAAGCAAAAAGAACTTGTAGATCTCAGGGCGTCAGAAAAGAATATTACTGCTGAACAAAACCAACGGAAGAATAGAGCTAAATTGTCCATATTTTGA
- the LOC144474141 gene encoding homeobox protein GBX-1 encodes MMQEHKSFLIRDLLGDVLSERVHGDSEDDSAVHSDSEDTIDPGSSPCTRLESPPPALSPSPAAATSGKTCGTTTSPPSGRKPRRRRTAFTHAQLAYLERKFRCQKYLSVADRSDVADALSLSETQVKTWYQNRRTKWKRQNQLRLEQLRHQATVEKELLVRGVGLHHGSIDAYCPPYNAQTQTQSHPPPPPPPPAPSSASTAAFLSTAAALFRNVTYVHGCPL; translated from the exons ATGATGCAAGAACACAAGTCGTTTCTTATACGGGACCTCCTGGGGGACGTCCTGTCCGAGAGGGTGCACG GTGACTCGGAGGACGACTCTGCCGTGCACTCGGATTCGGAGGACACGATAGACCCTGGCAGCAGTCCCTGCACTCGTTTGGAGAGTCCACCGCCGGCTCTGTCGCCGTCGCCAGCCGCCGCTACTTCCGGTAAAACCTGCGGAACGACCACCAGTCCTCCCAGCGGGAGGAAACCTAGAAGGAGGCGAACAGCGTTCACCCATGCTCAGCTGGCCTACTTGGAGCGGAAGTTCCGTTGCCAGAAGTATCTGAGTGTGGCGGACCGCAGCGACGTTGCCGACGCTTTGTCGCTGTCGGAGACGCAAGTAAAGACCTGGTACCAAAATAGAAG GACCAAGTGGAAACGGCAGAACCAGCTGAGATTGGAGCAGCTCCGACATCAAGCGACGGTAGAGAAGGAGCTGCTTGTTCGCGGTGTGGGCCTTCACCACGGCAGCATAGACGCCTATTGCCCACCGTACAATGCTCAGACACAGACCCAGAGTCATCCGcctccgccaccgccgcctccGGCACCTTCATCCGCTTCGACAGCCGCGTTCCTgtcgacggcggcggctctCTTCAGAAATGTCACCTACGTCCACGGATGCCCCCTTTAA
- the LOC144474123 gene encoding adenylate kinase 8 isoform X1 — protein MKQYMQTAAQRLDATKIILIAPPTYDKVTVAEIFREELGVHPFTLKDLRRMCEKDNDTCHCLESEDLAFAMRKMLETDAFICGWVLVDLPRTKKEARIFQRAGIIPTHVIQLILSNETDNWDNVCINDTCYQSCKPLNFMSKSDQRLYEKRLRGLREAYANVLIEVDVGIRNVEDLAKDCVKLTKTKKHSGAPALFRIALIGSRGSGCTTLAKYLAERFGLVHVDYDHVAKQCSLQKNPLGEMLRMFEHQWGARPKPEIRMQIVEKYISDYECLKKGWVLTGYPKTVEDFKLLDLNSTPPNRVIFVEVSSDVCRERLLNRRYNIETGSKHDSFTKSSNDTRNIKLAVHPKDYRLIVERDLQEYDENVADMMRYAGESAAKIDGNEDEKLVREKVEACLMRPAPDQNLRVPRPPPEIDPMDIEFDPDDEPDSSVFNSLRAREPAYVFL, from the exons ATGAAACAGTATATGCAAACTGCTGCACAGAGACTCGACGCGAccaagattattttaattgctccGCCAACATATG ACAAGGTAACCGTTGCCGAGATATTTCGTGAAGAGTTAGGCGTCCATCCGTTTACCTTGAAGGATCTTCGGAGAATGTGCGAGAAGGACAAC GATACTTGCCATTGTTTGGAATCGGAGGACCTTGCGTTCGCTATGAGAAAGATGTTAGAGACTGACGCCTTTATTTGTGGATGGGTTCTCGTTG ATTTACCGAGAACAAAGAAGGAGGCACGAATCTTCCAACGAGCTGGTATAATCCCGACGCATGTGATACAACTGATACTTTCAAACGAAACTG ATAATTGGGATAATGTTTGTATAAACGACACGTGCTATCAATCTTGTAAACCGTTAAATTTCATGTCAAAATCGGACCAACGTCTTTATGAGAAGCGATTGCGAGGACTTCGAGAGGCGTATGCAAATGTCTTGATA GAAGTCGATGTCGGGATTAGAAACGTCGAAGATCTTGCAAAGGATTGTgtgaaattaacgaaaacgaaaaaacaTAGCGGAGCTCCAGCCCTCTTTCGTATCGCGTTAATTGGCTCCAGGGGATCCGGGTGTACAACATTGGCTAAATATTTAGCTGAGCGGTTCGGCCTTGTTCATG TCGATTACGATCACGTGGCAAAGCAATGTAGTCTGCAAAAGAATCCTCTTGGTGAGATGCTGCGAATGTTCGAGCACCAATGGGGAGCAAGACCCAAACCCGAGATCCGAATGCAAATTGTCGag aaatacaTATCCGATTATGAGTGTCTGAAGAAAGGTTGGGTCTTGACCGGATACCCCAAAACGGTAGAAGACTTCAAGCTGCTGGACCTTAATTCCACTCCACCTAATAg AGTGATATTCGTGGAGGTTAGTAGCGATGTCTGCAGAGAAAGGTTACTCAATCGTCGCTACAATATAGAGACAGGGAGCAAGCATGATTCATTTACGAAGAGCAGCAACGATACCCGCAACATAAAATTAGCTGTACATCCGAAAGATTACCGACTGATCGTTGAACGAGAT TTGCAGGAGTACGATGAGAATGTGGCCGACATGATGCGGTACGCTGGTGAATCTGCGGCGAAAATCGATGGAAACGAGGATGAGAAGCTTGTTCGGGAAAAGGTGGAAGCATGTCTAATGCGTCCGGCTCCAGATCAGAACTTGAGAGTGCCAAGACCTCCACCTGAGATCGATCCAATGGACATTGAGTTTGATCCTGATGATGAACCTGATTCCAGCGTGTTCAACTctttacgcgcgcgcgagcccgcctacgtttttctttaa
- the LOC144474123 gene encoding adenylate kinase 8 isoform X2, whose product MIVSDKVTVAEIFREELGVHPFTLKDLRRMCEKDNDTCHCLESEDLAFAMRKMLETDAFICGWVLVDLPRTKKEARIFQRAGIIPTHVIQLILSNETDNWDNVCINDTCYQSCKPLNFMSKSDQRLYEKRLRGLREAYANVLIEVDVGIRNVEDLAKDCVKLTKTKKHSGAPALFRIALIGSRGSGCTTLAKYLAERFGLVHVDYDHVAKQCSLQKNPLGEMLRMFEHQWGARPKPEIRMQIVEKYISDYECLKKGWVLTGYPKTVEDFKLLDLNSTPPNRVIFVEVSSDVCRERLLNRRYNIETGSKHDSFTKSSNDTRNIKLAVHPKDYRLIVERDLQEYDENVADMMRYAGESAAKIDGNEDEKLVREKVEACLMRPAPDQNLRVPRPPPEIDPMDIEFDPDDEPDSSVFNSLRAREPAYVFL is encoded by the exons ATGATTGTTTCAGACAAGGTAACCGTTGCCGAGATATTTCGTGAAGAGTTAGGCGTCCATCCGTTTACCTTGAAGGATCTTCGGAGAATGTGCGAGAAGGACAAC GATACTTGCCATTGTTTGGAATCGGAGGACCTTGCGTTCGCTATGAGAAAGATGTTAGAGACTGACGCCTTTATTTGTGGATGGGTTCTCGTTG ATTTACCGAGAACAAAGAAGGAGGCACGAATCTTCCAACGAGCTGGTATAATCCCGACGCATGTGATACAACTGATACTTTCAAACGAAACTG ATAATTGGGATAATGTTTGTATAAACGACACGTGCTATCAATCTTGTAAACCGTTAAATTTCATGTCAAAATCGGACCAACGTCTTTATGAGAAGCGATTGCGAGGACTTCGAGAGGCGTATGCAAATGTCTTGATA GAAGTCGATGTCGGGATTAGAAACGTCGAAGATCTTGCAAAGGATTGTgtgaaattaacgaaaacgaaaaaacaTAGCGGAGCTCCAGCCCTCTTTCGTATCGCGTTAATTGGCTCCAGGGGATCCGGGTGTACAACATTGGCTAAATATTTAGCTGAGCGGTTCGGCCTTGTTCATG TCGATTACGATCACGTGGCAAAGCAATGTAGTCTGCAAAAGAATCCTCTTGGTGAGATGCTGCGAATGTTCGAGCACCAATGGGGAGCAAGACCCAAACCCGAGATCCGAATGCAAATTGTCGag aaatacaTATCCGATTATGAGTGTCTGAAGAAAGGTTGGGTCTTGACCGGATACCCCAAAACGGTAGAAGACTTCAAGCTGCTGGACCTTAATTCCACTCCACCTAATAg AGTGATATTCGTGGAGGTTAGTAGCGATGTCTGCAGAGAAAGGTTACTCAATCGTCGCTACAATATAGAGACAGGGAGCAAGCATGATTCATTTACGAAGAGCAGCAACGATACCCGCAACATAAAATTAGCTGTACATCCGAAAGATTACCGACTGATCGTTGAACGAGAT TTGCAGGAGTACGATGAGAATGTGGCCGACATGATGCGGTACGCTGGTGAATCTGCGGCGAAAATCGATGGAAACGAGGATGAGAAGCTTGTTCGGGAAAAGGTGGAAGCATGTCTAATGCGTCCGGCTCCAGATCAGAACTTGAGAGTGCCAAGACCTCCACCTGAGATCGATCCAATGGACATTGAGTTTGATCCTGATGATGAACCTGATTCCAGCGTGTTCAACTctttacgcgcgcgcgagcccgcctacgtttttctttaa
- the LOC144474122 gene encoding ATP-binding cassette sub-family F member 1 — MSTKTKSSDVTDVTKKVSEMDVEETGKKLTHKEKKKLKKQQEYEKTMEMMMKTGGQGHSELESNFTVSQSQTHQRTNQQLEHAVDIKVENFSIAAKGKELFTNASLLIAQGRRYGLVGPNGHGKTTLLRHIAKRLFAIPPNIDVLYCEQEVIADDTPAVEVVLNADEKCKALLAECKKLEGLVEKGDTTVQSRLQEVYDELKIIGADSAEPRARRILAGLGFSRAMQDRATKNFSGGWRMRVSLARALFLEPTLLLLDEPTNHLDLNAVIWLDNYLQAWKKTLLIVSHDQSFLDNVCTDIIHLDQQKLFYYKGNYSMFRKMYEQKRKEMIKAYEKQEKRLKDLKSSGQSKKQAEKKQKEALTRKQEKNKTKMQKQEDDTTPTELLQKPRDYIVKFRFPDPSPLQPPILGLHNVTFSYEGQKSLFIEVDFGIDLSSRVAIVGPNGVGKSTFLKLLTGDLQPLRGDLIKNHRLRIGKFDQHSGEHLTAEETPSEYLMRLFNLPYEKARKQLGTFGLSSHAHTIKMKDLSGGQKARVALAELCLNAPDVVILDEPTNNLDIESIDALADAINEYKGGVIIVSHDERLIRDTECCLYVIENQQINEIDGNFDDYRKELLESLGEVINNPSIAANAAVLQ; from the exons ATGTCAACCAAGACAAAATCCTCAGATGTTACGGATGTCACGAAAAAGGTATCCGAAATGGACGTGGAGGAAACGGGAAAAAAGCTGACGCataaggagaaaaagaaactaaagAAACAGCAGGAATATGAGAAAACGATGGAAATGATGATGAAGACCGGTGGCCAGGGCCACAGTGAACTCGAGTCGAATTTCACAGTTTCCCAGTCGCAGACTCATCAACGCACTAATCAACAGTTAGAGCACGCCGTTGACATTAAGGTTGAAAATTTCAGTATAGCTGCTAAAGGAAAAGAGCTCTTTACCAATGCCAGTCTGTTGATAGCCCAGGGAAGGCGTTACGGTCTCGTAGGACCAAATGG TCATGGCAAAACCACCTTATTACGTCATATAGCGAAAAGATTATTTGCCATTCCTCCCAATATAGATGTCTTATATTGTGAACAAGAAGTCATTGCAGATGACACACCAGCTGTTGAAGTAGTGCTAAATGCTGATGAAAAATGTAAAGCATTATTGGCAGAGTGCAAAAAATTAGAAGGATTAGTGGAAAAGGGAGACACAACTGTTCAAAGTAGATTACAGGAG GTGTATGAtgagttgaaaattattgggGCAGATTCTGCAGAACCTCGAGCTAGGAGAATTCTAGCTGGTTTAGGATTCAGTCGTGCCATGCAGGATCGTGCtacaaagaatttttctggTGGTTGGCGTATGCGTGTTTCCCTAGCAAGAGCACTGTTCCTAGAACCTACTTTATTATTGCTTGATGAACCGACAAATCATTTAGATTTAAATGCAGTTATTTGGCTGGACAATTATTTGCAAGCTTGGAAAAAGACCTTGCTCATTGTTTCCCATGACCAGAGTTTCTTAGACAATGTGTGCACAGATATAATCCATTTAgatcaacaaaaattattttactataaaggCAATTACAGTATGTTTAGGAAAATGTATgaacagaaaagaaaggagATGATCAAAGCATATGAGAAACAGGAAAAGAGACTCAAGGATTTGAAATCTTCTGGTCAGAGTAAAAAACAAGctgaaaagaaacaaaaggaaGCCTTAACTAGAAAGCAAGAgaagaataaaacaaaaatgcaGAAACAAGAAGATGATACCACACCTACGGAATTACTACAGAAACCTAGAGACTATATAGTTAAATTCAGATTCCCTGATCCATCCCCTTTGCAGCCACCCATTCTTGGTCTTCATA ATGTAACATTCTCATACGAGGGACAAAAGTCATTATTTATTGAAGTCGATTTTGGAATAGACTTGAGTTCTAGGGTAGCTATAGTAGGACCTAACGGCGTTGGAAAATCTAcgttcttaaaattattaacaggcGATTTACAACCTCTTAGAGGAGACTTGATAAAAAATCATCGATTG agAATAGGAAAGTTCGACCAGCATTCAGGTGAACATCTTACCGCCGAAGAAACACCGTCGGAATACTTGATGCGTTTGTTTAATCTGCCATACGAGAAAGCAAGGAAACAATTAGGAACTTTCGGGCTAAGTTCTCACGCGCACacgattaaaatgaaagatttGTCAGGTGGTCAAAAAGCGCGTGTAGCGTTGGCAGAGTTATGTTTGAATGCACCCGATGTTGTAATTCTAGACGAACCGACGAACAACTTAGATATAGAATCTATCGATGCCTTGGCCGATGCGATCAACGAATATAAAGGCGGAGTTATCATTGTTTCACACGACGAACGACTGATCAGAGATACAGAATGTTGTTTATACGTAATCGAAAACCAACAAATCAATGAGATCGATGGAAATTTCGATGACTATAggaaagaattattagaaagcCTTGgcgaagttattaataatccaAGTATAGCTGCGAACGCTGCTGTTCTACAATGA
- the LOC144474121 gene encoding uncharacterized protein LOC144474121 yields MSSTLENKILKMQARLKAENESRDRDRQSNEVGPGTGLQSSSTGTGSSPASRPPIPTLKVSQIPPKKQDSEFESKLQEIMKMNGILNINGQRYQTEMKDLEHLGELGNGTCGHVVKMRHKPSGVLIAVKQMRRSGNAEENKRIIMDLDVVLKSHDCPYIVQCLGCFITESDVWICMELMATCLDKLLKRTRQAMPEEFLGKVTVATVKALSYLKEKHGVIHRDVKPSNILLDDKGGVKLCDFGISGRLVDSKAKTRSAGCAAYMAPERIDPPDPTKPDYDIRADVWSLGITLVELATGVFPYRDCKTDFEVLSRVVQDDPPSLPQEASFSKEFRGFVSCCLTKNYKHRPKYHKLMEHCFIRKYDVPQDEETNSSVLNSGCQWFGRVMRQLEPSFRLPGWQPRVTTGHVSLKQTAHLRAQSEVPAFLRSNVTKDSQNSNFLPFHQRSNSENGANYVSYSPYALRRKEISRPFSPPSSNDVDTPETNFQRPYSPYRHVEQNRDYTSNHCATNGQGRQEGRPFSPYRQDANSIEASNRLYSPYHGRFTEERDTSKERWQGAPRSLSPFARDYSPWRRENVDPPNVIQPTESGRYSPFLQQRLGQTPPTPQTHPQAQDIYGSPMISRKRFPSEPPPQGSHGSTSPELLISRFAHQLKQDSPSSMPPAQGGSKESAKKRFASYVRLRLGSERAPSPEPPPRLSRGESPLALRRNLVDQASPSFARRYISSSPPQPPPRRLSESNSVPGSPQHVRARLRYTPEPQRRPPPP; encoded by the exons ATGTCCAGTACCCTGGagaataagattttaaaaatgcaagcACGCCTCAAAGCGGAAAATGAGTCGAGGgacagagacagacagagtAACGAGGTTGGACCAGGAACGGGCCTTCAGTCGTCATCCACAGGGACTGGTTCGAGCCCTGCCTCTCGGC CTCCGATTCCAACTCTAAAAGTCTCACAGATACCTCCAAAAAAACAGGACAGTGAATTTGAGTCGAAGCTACAAGAAATCATGAAAATGAATggtattttaaacattaatggACAGAGGTATCAAACAGAAATGAAAGACTTGGAACACTTAGGTGAATTAGGAAATGGTACCTGTGGACATGTTGTCAAAATGAGGCATAAACCTAGCGGTGTGCTCATTGCTGTTAAACAAATGCGACGTTCTGGCAAtgcagaagaaaataaaaggataaTTATGGATCTTGATGTTGTGCTGAAATCGCATGACTGTCCATATATCGTGCAATGTTTGGGATGCTTCATTACAGAATCCGATGTATGGATCTGTATGGAATTAATGGCAACTTGCTTGgacaaattattgaaaagaacTAGACAGGCAATGCCTGAAGAATTTTTAGGAAAAGTTACAGTAGCT ACAGTAAAAGCATTATCATACTTAAAAGAAAAGCATGGTGTAATTCATAGAGATGTGAAGCCTAGTAATATTCTTCTTGATGATAAGGGAGGAGTAAAATTATGCGATTTTGGTATATCTGGTAGACTAGTTGATAGTAAAGCCAAAACTAGAAGCGCGGGATGTGCCGCGTATATGGCT CCTGAAAGAATAGATCCACCAGATCCAACGAAACCAGATTATGATATCAGAGCAGATGTATGGAGTTTGGGTATTACTTTAGTGGAATTAGCTACAGGAGTATTCCCTTATCGAGATTGTAAGACTGACTTTGAG GTACTGAGCAGAGTAGTACAAGACGATCCTCCATCCCTTCCACAAGAAGCATcattttcgaaagaatttcgaGGCTTCGTGAGTTGCTGCCttacgaaaaattataagCATCGTCCGAAGTACCACAAACTTATGGAACATTGTTTCATTCGGAAGTACGATGTACCTCAAGACGAAGAAACGAACTCCTCAGTCTTAAATTCTGGCTGCCAATGGTTTGGCAGAGTTATGCGACAATTAGAGCCAAG TTTCAGATTGCCAGGATGGCAGCCGCGAGTCACGACGGGTCATGTATCTCTGAAGCAAACAGCTCACCTCAGGGCTCAATCTGAAGTACCAGCTTTCTTGCGAAGCAACGTCACCAAAGACTCACAGAACTCAAATTTTCTGCCATTTCATCAACGATCAAATAGTGAGAATGGTGCGAACTATGTATCTTATAGTCCATACGCGCTTAGACGAAAGGAAATTTCCAGGCCGTTTTCTCCTCCTTCGTCCAATGATGTTGACACACCGGAAACGAATTTTCAACGACCGTATTCACCATATAGACACGTCGAACAAAACAGAGACTATACCTCAAATCACTGTGCTACCAATGGACAAGGTAGACAAGAAGGAAGACCGTTCTCTCCTTATAGGCAGGATGCTAATTCAATAGAAGCGAGTAACAGGCTCTATTCACCGTATCACGGACGCTTCACTGAAGAGCGGGACACCAGCAAAGAACGATGGCAAGGTGCCCCTAGATCTTTGAGTCCGTTTGCTCGGGACTATTCGCCGTGGAGGCGAGAAAACGTTGATCCTCCAAACGTAATACAACCGACAGAGAGTGGTCGCTACTCGCCATTTTTACAGCAACGACTAGGACAAACCCCACCCACGCCGCAAACTCATCCCCAGGCGCAGGATATCTACGGTAGTCCCATGATTAGTCGTAAAAG GTTTCCCTCTGAACCACCACCACAAGGATCTCATGGGTCCACCAGCCCAGAGTTACTAATTTCTCGTTTCGCACATCAACTGAAGCAAGATTCTCCATCCTCTATGCCACCTGCTCAAGGTGGATCCAAGGAATCTGCAAAGAAACGTTTTGCATCTTACGTTCGTCTCAGGCTCGGCAGTGAACGGGCACCTTCGCCAGAACCGCCGCCAAGATTGAGCCGTGGCGAATCGCCTCTGGCTCTTAGAAGGAACCTGGTCGATCAAGCGTCTCCTTCTTTCGCGCGAAG GTACATCTCATCTTCACCACCTCAACCTCCTCCGAGAAGATTGTCGGAGAGCAACTCCGTACCTGGTAGTCCTCAGCATGTGCGAGCCCGCCTGCGTTACACCCCTGAACCTCAGAGGAGACCTCCGCCACCATAA